The following proteins are encoded in a genomic region of Drosophila miranda strain MSH22 chromosome 4, D.miranda_PacBio2.1, whole genome shotgun sequence:
- the LOC108163935 gene encoding uncharacterized protein LOC108163935 isoform X1: MGSANPHWCRERESRSPPQYKQQARGGSVSSASSTSSVNASGSSAALPLLGHYQATYGHQGHSHACYHHQQQQQQQQQQAQQQQHHQGGRTSLTPTMKRGKKQWGTRERSGMSFLIVITFFAVFGLIILTEVFMIDERTHSGMLAMRAGGGGGISLGGRMGDSMPDYDNVKEDYDLLDDSILSDNKLGFVQLRDNKLKIQEAAGADGQRLAGMLLNGARAGAAVGHGPGPGPGPGAGTGVGAGGFGVNVPLIPWGQMLPGKVEETLPHFPFGTAPSDGAWQIVNGTRFKFFVYSAYFDRREGARLVRIVGATKTRGPERVWCRFWFGPPPANGTEGPAAAAAARAKYTSATVMARVKIIRENWNLKYSACFILCPVRAPPLDVPRYVSVVSRLRAPPGNLLTLRNTDQDQDFSAHPRNASSGTGEGKRGQGVPPRAPPSGDNVPDRIAVCVKPFHFNYDKALYLMEYLEFYALLGVSHFTFYNHTLGPHASCVLQSYQQGLVPGNLTAFDLEQLQPSDVANNATPKVLKSLHYQRPTVSILPWSLRMRSQKEIRTEGLFAALNDCLYRTMYRYKYLALVDLDEFIVPRYSDTLNELIGSLNQRFRNRNTGAYSFQNAFYYLQFADDALASSGIVGGSDQLANVRASLVTQRKTRRRYKLHPQKQRSKYICKPEAVVEAGNHFVWEFGPGKVSLNVPPKEAILQHYRVCEFGGNDCIKAPSVVDRTTFKYVNRLSQRVDTVYRHLRQRCDLPALPTLPRPRPKEVDDVQPEKPKVLHQIRQLNAQDTAKAPVSDTTATTTTTTTRKTTTTTTTTTTTKRAEVRKEKSVEAGTAASPKQPQPHPQSPPVRKKRKLIVFEVNDFGVPVARVEYQ; encoded by the exons CCGGAGCCCCCCTCAGTACAAGCAGCAGGCAAGGGGGGGCTCCGTTAGCTCCGCCAGCTCCACCAGTTCCGTAAACGCCTCGGGCTCTTCGGCTGCCCTTCCCCTGCTGGGCCATTATCAGGCCACCTACGGCCATCAAGGACACTCGCACGCCTGCTaccatcatcagcagcagcagcagcagcagcaacagcaagcccagcagcagcagcatcatcaaGGTGGCCGCACCTCACTGACACCCACCATGAAGCGGGGCAAGAAACAGTGGGGCACCAGGGAGCGATCCGGCATGAGTTTCCTCATCGTCATTACCTTCTTTGCCGTCTTCGGGCTGATCATCTTGACCGAG GTCTTCATGATCGACGAGCGCACGCACAGCGGCATGCTGGCCATGCGGGCCGGTGGCGGCGGAGGCATCAGCCTGGGCGGACGGATGGGCGACTCGATGCCGGATTATGATAATGTTAAG GAAGACTACGATCTACTGGATGACAGCATTCTGAGTGATAATAAATTAGGTTTTGTACAGCTTCGTGACAATAAACTGAAAATTCAAG AAGCCGCAGGCGCCGATGGTCAACGCTTGGCCGGCATGCTGCTCAATGGAGCCAGGGCTGGAGCGGCGGTCGGACATGGACCGGGACCTGGACCGGGACCTGGCGCCGGCACTGGTGTGGGTGCGGGTGGATTTGGTGTGAATGTCCCGCTCATACCCTGGGGCCAGATGCTGCCCGGCAAGGTGGAGGAGACGCTGCCCCACTTTCCATTTGGCACGGCGCCCAGCGATGGTGCCTGGCAAATAGTCAACGGCACACGCTTCAAGTTCTTTGTCTACTCCGCCTACTTTGATCGGCGCGAGGGGGCGCGTCTGGTGCGCATTGTGGGTGCCACCAAGACACGGGGACCAGAACGTGTCTGGTGCCGGTTCTGGTTCGGTCCGCCCCCCGCCAACGGTACCGAGGGGCCggcggcagccgcagcagcccGTGCCAAATATACCTCGGCCACAGTGATGGCCCGCGTCAAG ATCATACGTGAGAACTGGAACCTCAAGTACAGCGCCTGTTTTATCCTCTGCCCGGTGCGAGCCCCGCCCCTGGATGTGCCACGGTATGTGAGCGTCGTGTCGCGGCTTCGGGCGCCGCCTGGCAATCTGCTGACGCTGCGCAACACCGATCAGGATCAGGACTTTTCAGCGCATCCGCGCAACGCCAGTTCTGGCACTGGAGAGGGCAAGCGGGGTCAAGGGGTGCCGCCTCGGGCACCGCCCAGCGGCGATAATGTACCCGACCGCATCGCCGTCTGCGTGAAGCCGTTCCACTTCAACTACGACAAGGCGCTGTATCTGATGGAGTACCTGGAGTTCTACGCCCTGCTGGGAGTCTCGCACTTCACCTTCTACAACCACACGCTGGGGCCGCACGCCTCCTGCGTGCTGCAGAGCTATCAGCAGGGCCTGGTGCCCGGCAACCTGACCGCCTTCGATCTGGAGCAACTGCAGCCGTCGGACGTGGCGAACAATGCGACGCCCAAGGTGCTCAAGTCGCTGCACTACCAACGGCCCACGGTCAGCATTCTGCCGTGGAGCCTGCGCATGCGCAGCCAGAAGGAGATCCGCACCGAGGGCCTGTTCGCGGCCCTCAACGACTGCCTGTACCGCACGATGTACCGATACAAGTACTTGGCCCTCGTCGATCTGGACGAGTTCATTGTGCCGCGCTACTCGGACACGCTCAACGAGCTCATTGG CTCCCTGAATCAACGCTTTCGCAATCGCAACACTGGGGCCTATTCCTTCCAGAACGCCTTCTACTACCTGCAGTTCGCGGACGATGCGCTGGCCAGTTCCGGCATCGTGGGAGGCAGCGATCAGCTGGCCAATGTCCGGGCCTCCCTGGTGACCCAACGCAAGACGCGCAG GCGCTACAAGCTGCATCCACAAAAGCAAAGATCCAAGTACATCTGCAAGCCCGAGGCCGTGGTCGAGGCAGGCAATCATTTCGTCTGGGAGTTCGGACCCGGCAAGGTATCCCTCAATGTCCCGCCCAAGGAGGCCATTCTGCAGCACTATCGT gTGTGCGAATTCGgtggcaatgactgcatcaaGGCCCCATCCGTAGTGGACCGTACGACCTTCAAGTATGTGAACCGCCTGTCGCAGCGTGTGGATACCGTGTACCGCCATCTGCGCCAGCGCTGCGATCTGCCGGCCCTGCCAACGctgcccaggcccaggcccaagGAGGTCGACGATGTCCAGCCGGAGAAGCCAAAGGTATTGCATCAGATACGGCAACTGAATGCCCAGGACACGGCCAAGGCGCCAGTGAGTGACACAACAGCAACCACAACGACTACAACGACAAGAAaaacgacgacgacaacaacaacaaccacaacaacgaAGAGAGCGGAAGTGAGGAAAGAGAAATCGGTAGAAGCAGGGACCGCGGCATCCCCGAAGCAGCCGCAGCCCCATCCCCAGTCCCCGCCAGTGCGCAAGAAACGAAAGCTGATCGTCTTCGAAGTGAACGATTTCGGGGTGCCGGTGGCCCGCGTGGAGTACCAATGA
- the LOC108163935 gene encoding uncharacterized protein LOC108163935 isoform X2: protein MLNSRSPPQYKQQARGGSVSSASSTSSVNASGSSAALPLLGHYQATYGHQGHSHACYHHQQQQQQQQQQAQQQQHHQGGRTSLTPTMKRGKKQWGTRERSGMSFLIVITFFAVFGLIILTEVFMIDERTHSGMLAMRAGGGGGISLGGRMGDSMPDYDNVKEDYDLLDDSILSDNKLGFVQLRDNKLKIQEAAGADGQRLAGMLLNGARAGAAVGHGPGPGPGPGAGTGVGAGGFGVNVPLIPWGQMLPGKVEETLPHFPFGTAPSDGAWQIVNGTRFKFFVYSAYFDRREGARLVRIVGATKTRGPERVWCRFWFGPPPANGTEGPAAAAAARAKYTSATVMARVKIIRENWNLKYSACFILCPVRAPPLDVPRYVSVVSRLRAPPGNLLTLRNTDQDQDFSAHPRNASSGTGEGKRGQGVPPRAPPSGDNVPDRIAVCVKPFHFNYDKALYLMEYLEFYALLGVSHFTFYNHTLGPHASCVLQSYQQGLVPGNLTAFDLEQLQPSDVANNATPKVLKSLHYQRPTVSILPWSLRMRSQKEIRTEGLFAALNDCLYRTMYRYKYLALVDLDEFIVPRYSDTLNELIGSLNQRFRNRNTGAYSFQNAFYYLQFADDALASSGIVGGSDQLANVRASLVTQRKTRRRYKLHPQKQRSKYICKPEAVVEAGNHFVWEFGPGKVSLNVPPKEAILQHYRVCEFGGNDCIKAPSVVDRTTFKYVNRLSQRVDTVYRHLRQRCDLPALPTLPRPRPKEVDDVQPEKPKVLHQIRQLNAQDTAKAPVSDTTATTTTTTTRKTTTTTTTTTTTKRAEVRKEKSVEAGTAASPKQPQPHPQSPPVRKKRKLIVFEVNDFGVPVARVEYQ from the exons ATGCTGAATAGCCGGAGCCCCCCTCAGTACAAGCAGCAGGCAAGGGGGGGCTCCGTTAGCTCCGCCAGCTCCACCAGTTCCGTAAACGCCTCGGGCTCTTCGGCTGCCCTTCCCCTGCTGGGCCATTATCAGGCCACCTACGGCCATCAAGGACACTCGCACGCCTGCTaccatcatcagcagcagcagcagcagcagcaacagcaagcccagcagcagcagcatcatcaaGGTGGCCGCACCTCACTGACACCCACCATGAAGCGGGGCAAGAAACAGTGGGGCACCAGGGAGCGATCCGGCATGAGTTTCCTCATCGTCATTACCTTCTTTGCCGTCTTCGGGCTGATCATCTTGACCGAG GTCTTCATGATCGACGAGCGCACGCACAGCGGCATGCTGGCCATGCGGGCCGGTGGCGGCGGAGGCATCAGCCTGGGCGGACGGATGGGCGACTCGATGCCGGATTATGATAATGTTAAG GAAGACTACGATCTACTGGATGACAGCATTCTGAGTGATAATAAATTAGGTTTTGTACAGCTTCGTGACAATAAACTGAAAATTCAAG AAGCCGCAGGCGCCGATGGTCAACGCTTGGCCGGCATGCTGCTCAATGGAGCCAGGGCTGGAGCGGCGGTCGGACATGGACCGGGACCTGGACCGGGACCTGGCGCCGGCACTGGTGTGGGTGCGGGTGGATTTGGTGTGAATGTCCCGCTCATACCCTGGGGCCAGATGCTGCCCGGCAAGGTGGAGGAGACGCTGCCCCACTTTCCATTTGGCACGGCGCCCAGCGATGGTGCCTGGCAAATAGTCAACGGCACACGCTTCAAGTTCTTTGTCTACTCCGCCTACTTTGATCGGCGCGAGGGGGCGCGTCTGGTGCGCATTGTGGGTGCCACCAAGACACGGGGACCAGAACGTGTCTGGTGCCGGTTCTGGTTCGGTCCGCCCCCCGCCAACGGTACCGAGGGGCCggcggcagccgcagcagcccGTGCCAAATATACCTCGGCCACAGTGATGGCCCGCGTCAAG ATCATACGTGAGAACTGGAACCTCAAGTACAGCGCCTGTTTTATCCTCTGCCCGGTGCGAGCCCCGCCCCTGGATGTGCCACGGTATGTGAGCGTCGTGTCGCGGCTTCGGGCGCCGCCTGGCAATCTGCTGACGCTGCGCAACACCGATCAGGATCAGGACTTTTCAGCGCATCCGCGCAACGCCAGTTCTGGCACTGGAGAGGGCAAGCGGGGTCAAGGGGTGCCGCCTCGGGCACCGCCCAGCGGCGATAATGTACCCGACCGCATCGCCGTCTGCGTGAAGCCGTTCCACTTCAACTACGACAAGGCGCTGTATCTGATGGAGTACCTGGAGTTCTACGCCCTGCTGGGAGTCTCGCACTTCACCTTCTACAACCACACGCTGGGGCCGCACGCCTCCTGCGTGCTGCAGAGCTATCAGCAGGGCCTGGTGCCCGGCAACCTGACCGCCTTCGATCTGGAGCAACTGCAGCCGTCGGACGTGGCGAACAATGCGACGCCCAAGGTGCTCAAGTCGCTGCACTACCAACGGCCCACGGTCAGCATTCTGCCGTGGAGCCTGCGCATGCGCAGCCAGAAGGAGATCCGCACCGAGGGCCTGTTCGCGGCCCTCAACGACTGCCTGTACCGCACGATGTACCGATACAAGTACTTGGCCCTCGTCGATCTGGACGAGTTCATTGTGCCGCGCTACTCGGACACGCTCAACGAGCTCATTGG CTCCCTGAATCAACGCTTTCGCAATCGCAACACTGGGGCCTATTCCTTCCAGAACGCCTTCTACTACCTGCAGTTCGCGGACGATGCGCTGGCCAGTTCCGGCATCGTGGGAGGCAGCGATCAGCTGGCCAATGTCCGGGCCTCCCTGGTGACCCAACGCAAGACGCGCAG GCGCTACAAGCTGCATCCACAAAAGCAAAGATCCAAGTACATCTGCAAGCCCGAGGCCGTGGTCGAGGCAGGCAATCATTTCGTCTGGGAGTTCGGACCCGGCAAGGTATCCCTCAATGTCCCGCCCAAGGAGGCCATTCTGCAGCACTATCGT gTGTGCGAATTCGgtggcaatgactgcatcaaGGCCCCATCCGTAGTGGACCGTACGACCTTCAAGTATGTGAACCGCCTGTCGCAGCGTGTGGATACCGTGTACCGCCATCTGCGCCAGCGCTGCGATCTGCCGGCCCTGCCAACGctgcccaggcccaggcccaagGAGGTCGACGATGTCCAGCCGGAGAAGCCAAAGGTATTGCATCAGATACGGCAACTGAATGCCCAGGACACGGCCAAGGCGCCAGTGAGTGACACAACAGCAACCACAACGACTACAACGACAAGAAaaacgacgacgacaacaacaacaaccacaacaacgaAGAGAGCGGAAGTGAGGAAAGAGAAATCGGTAGAAGCAGGGACCGCGGCATCCCCGAAGCAGCCGCAGCCCCATCCCCAGTCCCCGCCAGTGCGCAAGAAACGAAAGCTGATCGTCTTCGAAGTGAACGATTTCGGGGTGCCGGTGGCCCGCGTGGAGTACCAATGA